Proteins encoded in a region of the Cytobacillus pseudoceanisediminis genome:
- a CDS encoding cation diffusion facilitator family transporter, translating into MEEEKYHNLKLGERAAFISIAAYICLSVLKLTIGYVSDSAALKADGLNNTTDIIASIAVLIGLRISQRPPDKNHGYGHWKSETIASMVASFIMAAVGLQVLLNAVSSMFDGVNESPDIIAAYTGVFSGAAMYFVYRYNKKLAIKINSKAVMAAAKDNISDAWVSIGTAVGIFGSQLNMPWLDPLTAIVVGFLICKTAWDIFVQASHELSDGFDEKKIKHYQDVIKNVDGVKGIKDIKGRSYGNNEVIDVVILVNSKLDIKEAHDIATHVEKVMMRDYGVYDVHVHVEPN; encoded by the coding sequence ATGGAAGAGGAAAAGTATCATAACCTTAAGTTAGGCGAGCGTGCTGCTTTTATTAGTATTGCAGCTTATATATGTCTTTCTGTACTAAAATTAACAATTGGATATGTGAGTGACTCTGCTGCTTTGAAAGCGGATGGATTGAATAATACAACAGATATAATTGCTTCAATTGCAGTGCTTATAGGGCTGAGGATTTCTCAGCGTCCGCCGGATAAAAATCATGGGTATGGCCATTGGAAGAGTGAAACCATTGCTTCCATGGTAGCATCCTTCATTATGGCTGCAGTAGGTCTTCAAGTTCTGCTTAATGCTGTTTCATCCATGTTTGATGGGGTTAATGAATCTCCTGATATAATTGCGGCATATACGGGAGTTTTTTCTGGAGCTGCAATGTACTTTGTATACCGATATAATAAAAAATTAGCTATTAAAATTAACAGCAAGGCCGTAATGGCAGCGGCAAAGGACAATATTTCAGACGCATGGGTGAGTATAGGCACTGCCGTCGGAATTTTTGGTTCGCAGCTGAACATGCCTTGGCTTGATCCATTAACAGCCATAGTTGTCGGGTTTTTAATATGCAAAACGGCTTGGGATATTTTTGTACAAGCCTCCCATGAGCTTTCTGATGGATTTGATGAAAAAAAGATTAAGCATTATCAGGATGTCATCAAAAATGTAGACGGGGTAAAAGGCATTAAAGATATTAAAGGCAGAAGCTATGGAAACAATGAAGTGATCGATGTGGTCATTTTGGTTAATTCCAAGCTTGATATTAAGGAAGCCCATGATATTGCGACACATGTGGAGAAAGTGATGAT
- a CDS encoding DUF2935 domain-containing protein, whose product MADPIVVRSLDEIKFWSRIMKEHALFLSLGFTYEQKQLIAEAQQFIALFERIEEKLARFTINSELRQVQAFNNEVYQAAAAIWSYKRKVLGLTLRCEIRSNNFPLLIDHISREAAYFANRLKDLNSGILAPKPEAIIEENVFFLRIMADHAKFIGHLLDPSERKLVEQAREFSHDFDQLVFQAVDLDSMQPESETKPILSHFLNENKISVASLRDFKKTARELIEACRIKSNIHPLLADHTFREAERFLEIIDLFEASLKKA is encoded by the coding sequence ATGGCGGATCCAATAGTCGTTAGATCGCTGGATGAGATTAAATTTTGGTCCAGGATTATGAAAGAACATGCACTATTTTTAAGTTTGGGGTTTACCTATGAACAGAAACAATTAATTGCCGAAGCACAGCAATTTATCGCTCTATTTGAAAGAATCGAGGAAAAGCTGGCCAGATTTACAATCAACTCAGAACTTAGACAGGTTCAAGCATTTAATAACGAGGTTTATCAAGCAGCTGCTGCCATCTGGAGCTATAAGAGGAAAGTGCTGGGGCTGACATTAAGATGCGAAATCCGTTCAAATAATTTTCCTTTATTAATTGACCATATCAGCAGAGAAGCTGCATACTTTGCAAATCGATTAAAAGACCTCAACTCAGGGATACTCGCACCAAAACCGGAAGCCATTATAGAAGAAAATGTCTTCTTTCTAAGGATCATGGCTGACCATGCTAAGTTTATTGGCCATTTACTAGATCCTTCGGAAAGAAAGCTGGTAGAACAGGCAAGAGAGTTTAGCCATGATTTTGACCAATTGGTCTTTCAAGCTGTTGATCTTGACTCTATGCAGCCTGAATCAGAAACGAAACCAATACTTAGCCATTTTTTAAATGAGAATAAAATATCAGTTGCTTCGTTAAGGGACTTTAAGAAAACAGCCAGAGAATTAATAGAGGCATGCCGGATCAAAAGCAATATTCATCCTCTTCTGGCTGACCATACGTTTAGAGAAGCTGAGAGATTTTTGGAAATTATCGATTTGTTTGAGGCGAGTCTTAAGAAGGCATAG
- a CDS encoding SCO family protein yields the protein MNHVSKNKTAFSSLAVLVFGVLLFYIGTDGFQAFTAEKARVNQLMDEKPQFPDVTLEDNNGRTYSFTEFEGKYVFITFLYTSCGTVCPELEVNMSEVYKRIPEEYIGHDIQFLSISFDPKRDTPETLDTYRKAFGSDGETWRMARIPKQQELKSLLDRFGVIVIPDEYGNFAHNSAFYLVNPKGHLVEVMDYTLIEAAAERVTEILESGGKE from the coding sequence ATGAATCATGTTTCCAAAAATAAAACGGCTTTTTCCAGCTTGGCTGTACTGGTGTTTGGCGTGCTCCTTTTTTACATTGGCACAGATGGCTTTCAGGCTTTCACTGCTGAAAAAGCCAGGGTTAATCAGTTAATGGATGAAAAGCCTCAGTTCCCGGATGTAACACTTGAAGATAATAACGGGAGGACCTATTCTTTCACAGAATTTGAAGGGAAGTATGTGTTTATTACCTTTTTATATACTTCATGCGGTACTGTTTGTCCTGAACTGGAGGTTAATATGTCTGAAGTATATAAACGGATTCCAGAAGAGTATATTGGCCATGATATTCAATTCCTGAGCATTAGTTTTGATCCAAAGCGGGATACTCCGGAAACATTGGATACTTACCGCAAGGCTTTTGGCAGTGACGGGGAAACGTGGAGAATGGCGAGGATACCGAAACAGCAGGAGCTTAAATCTTTGCTTGATCGATTTGGTGTCATAGTCATTCCTGATGAATACGGAAATTTTGCCCATAACTCTGCCTTTTATCTGGTGAATCCAAAAGGACACTTAGTTGAAGTCATGGATTACACCTTAATAGAAGCAGCGGCTGAAAGGGTGACGGAGATTCTCGAGAGCGGAGGGAAAGAATGA
- a CDS encoding cytochrome c oxidase subunit II, giving the protein MMHRSEKVWLILSFGMIIGFMLITGYQTFALEMGPPSYGERIDPQKVDETAPFDNPGIKKIGENEYEVVMILQVFSFTPNEIEVPAGSTVHFIMTSKDVVHGFQVADTNLNAMVVPGYVQKITQKFDKPGEYLVLCNEYCGAGHQMMSTTITVK; this is encoded by the coding sequence ATGATGCATCGGTCGGAGAAGGTATGGCTGATATTAAGCTTTGGAATGATTATTGGATTCATGCTGATTACGGGCTATCAGACATTCGCCCTGGAGATGGGGCCGCCAAGCTATGGAGAGCGAATTGATCCTCAAAAAGTGGATGAAACAGCGCCGTTCGATAATCCTGGGATTAAGAAGATAGGCGAGAATGAGTATGAAGTAGTTATGATTCTTCAGGTATTCAGCTTTACCCCAAATGAAATTGAAGTGCCTGCAGGATCGACAGTTCATTTTATCATGACATCTAAAGATGTTGTGCATGGCTTTCAAGTCGCTGACACGAACCTAAATGCAATGGTTGTGCCTGGCTATGTACAAAAGATCACACAGAAATTTGATAAGCCAGGTGAATATTTGGTTCTTTGCAATGAGTACTGCGGCGCGGGTCATCAGATGATGAGCACCACCATTACGGTGAAATAA
- a CDS encoding cytochrome c oxidase subunit 2A: METRKVVQSSSKEHNSLRGTFFSVTVVGLGIFVTYLIVYGLYMARL; the protein is encoded by the coding sequence GTGGAAACGCGAAAAGTGGTCCAGAGCAGTTCAAAGGAACATAACTCTCTAAGGGGTACGTTCTTTTCAGTTACAGTTGTGGGGCTTGGGATCTTTGTTACTTATTTAATTGTGTATGGCCTGTACATGGCCAGATTATAG
- a CDS encoding alpha/beta hydrolase: MKEREIDFKTDVNLKGTVSLPKKSEGKFPLVVIFHGSGPVDRDGNAKVMQMNAYKLLAEFFASIGVAVLRYDKRGAGISGGDFYETGMWDLVNDGIAAVKAARELPEINPERIFLLGHSEGCSLIPPINRQADAAGIILLAGNADNVRKASELQARLLEEEVNEMKGVNGVLLRALNVHKTAVSKQKKVFDELMGSEKTVMKKGFTKINAKWAREHFQYNIKEDLAAITCPVLAITGKKDVQVNPDHVHLFAEKVNGRAESYNVPKMNHLLRDQEEEASIVKLKSIYKGSLSKPLSAEMLNIIENWAKSYIL; this comes from the coding sequence ATGAAAGAACGTGAGATTGATTTTAAAACAGATGTAAACCTCAAGGGAACAGTGAGCCTTCCGAAGAAGTCAGAAGGGAAATTTCCTCTTGTTGTTATATTTCATGGCTCAGGTCCAGTTGACCGGGATGGCAATGCAAAGGTTATGCAGATGAATGCTTATAAGTTGCTTGCTGAGTTTTTTGCTTCCATTGGGGTGGCAGTTCTCAGATATGATAAGCGGGGAGCAGGAATAAGCGGCGGTGATTTTTATGAAACAGGAATGTGGGATTTAGTTAATGATGGGATAGCCGCCGTGAAGGCGGCACGAGAGCTGCCGGAAATCAATCCTGAAAGAATCTTCCTGCTGGGTCATAGCGAAGGATGCTCCTTAATTCCTCCTATTAATAGGCAGGCAGATGCTGCGGGAATAATCCTGCTTGCCGGTAACGCGGATAATGTCAGAAAGGCTTCTGAATTACAAGCAAGACTGCTGGAAGAGGAAGTTAATGAGATGAAGGGAGTTAATGGTGTTCTTCTTCGTGCTTTAAACGTTCATAAAACTGCTGTCTCCAAACAAAAGAAGGTTTTCGATGAATTGATGGGATCGGAGAAGACGGTGATGAAAAAAGGATTTACAAAGATTAATGCAAAATGGGCACGAGAGCATTTTCAATATAATATAAAAGAAGATTTGGCCGCGATTACATGTCCAGTTCTTGCAATTACCGGGAAGAAAGATGTTCAAGTAAATCCTGATCATGTGCATCTTTTTGCTGAAAAAGTGAATGGCCGGGCTGAGAGCTATAATGTGCCGAAGATGAACCATCTCCTTAGGGACCAGGAAGAAGAAGCTTCCATAGTTAAGCTGAAGTCAATTTATAAAGGGAGTCTTTCAAAGCCATTGAGCGCTGAAATGCTGAACATAATTGAAAATTGGGCTAAAAGCTATATTCTATAA
- a CDS encoding winged helix-turn-helix transcriptional regulator, which yields MAYNIPVEATLDVIGGKWKVVIMCHLIKGEKRTSELKRLMPGITQKMLTQQLRELEADGVVNRAVFDQVPPKVVYSLTDYGWSLRPILDAMCNWGKDILN from the coding sequence TTGGCTTACAATATTCCGGTAGAAGCTACATTAGATGTGATTGGCGGGAAGTGGAAAGTTGTAATCATGTGTCATTTAATTAAAGGTGAAAAGCGTACTAGCGAGCTTAAGCGGCTTATGCCTGGGATTACACAAAAAATGCTGACTCAGCAGCTGCGCGAACTTGAAGCGGATGGCGTTGTAAACCGTGCTGTTTTTGATCAAGTTCCTCCTAAGGTTGTCTATTCATTAACAGATTATGGATGGTCACTTCGCCCAATCCTGGATGCAATGTGCAATTGGGGGAAGGACATATTGAATTAA
- a CDS encoding MFS transporter: MSSIAINAQKEKGGTPALLALAISAFGIGTTEFVPVGLLSTISGDLGISITLAGLLISGYAMGVAIGAPVLTALTSKMNRKFLLMSLMVLFIIGNSVAALSTSFSLLLAARFITAFSHGIFFSIGSTIAADLVPENKRASAIAFMFTGLTVATVTGVPLGTFIGQTFGWRATFLGVALLGVIGIIASAILVPKNLKQAPASKFSEQLKILSSGKLLLAFSITALGYGGTFVAFTYLTPLLEDVTGFSPKWVSIILLAYGVAVAIGNVLGGKASDRDPLKALFWMFALQAFILVLLTFAAPFKILGLAAIFLMGLFAFMNVPGLQILVVNLAEKYVPSAVNVASALNIAAFNIGIAIGSFAGGLIVDSIGLIHTPWIGGVMVLGAVFLTGWLKKLEKQNKQTN; encoded by the coding sequence ATGAGTTCTATTGCTATAAATGCACAAAAAGAAAAAGGCGGCACTCCTGCCCTGCTTGCACTCGCAATCAGTGCATTCGGTATTGGCACCACAGAGTTTGTGCCTGTTGGGCTGCTGTCGACCATTTCAGGTGATTTAGGAATTTCCATTACATTAGCAGGTTTATTGATTTCGGGCTATGCCATGGGAGTTGCCATTGGAGCACCTGTACTAACTGCTTTGACAAGTAAAATGAACAGAAAGTTTCTTCTCATGTCATTAATGGTTTTGTTTATCATCGGAAATTCTGTCGCAGCCCTGTCTACCTCTTTTTCCCTTTTGCTGGCTGCACGTTTCATTACAGCATTTTCACACGGAATCTTTTTCTCAATAGGCTCGACCATAGCCGCTGATTTAGTTCCAGAGAACAAACGCGCCAGTGCGATAGCCTTTATGTTCACTGGTTTGACTGTTGCAACCGTGACAGGTGTACCGCTCGGAACGTTTATCGGGCAGACATTTGGCTGGAGAGCCACATTTTTGGGAGTTGCACTGCTTGGGGTAATTGGAATTATCGCCAGTGCCATACTTGTTCCCAAAAACCTTAAGCAAGCACCAGCTTCTAAGTTTAGTGAACAGCTGAAAATTCTAAGCAGCGGAAAACTGCTTTTAGCTTTTAGCATTACCGCATTGGGATACGGCGGAACATTCGTTGCTTTTACCTACCTGACTCCGCTTCTCGAAGATGTAACAGGGTTTAGCCCAAAATGGGTCAGTATCATTCTGCTCGCTTACGGAGTGGCCGTGGCAATAGGCAATGTTCTTGGCGGAAAAGCTTCAGACAGGGATCCATTAAAAGCATTGTTTTGGATGTTCGCTCTGCAAGCCTTTATTCTTGTCCTGCTTACCTTTGCAGCACCTTTTAAAATTCTTGGTCTTGCTGCTATTTTCCTAATGGGCTTATTTGCTTTCATGAATGTGCCCGGCCTTCAAATTCTCGTGGTGAACCTGGCAGAGAAATATGTTCCTTCTGCTGTCAATGTTGCTTCTGCATTAAATATCGCTGCCTTTAACATCGGAATTGCTATCGGCTCATTTGCAGGCGGACTGATCGTCGACTCGATTGGCTTAATTCACACACCGTGGATAGGCGGAGTAATGGTGCTTGGGGCCGTATTTCTGACGGGATGGCTAAAAAAACTTGAGAAACAAAACAAACAAACTAACTAA
- a CDS encoding ATP-binding protein, producing the protein MNILKNAMEAMEKGGDIEISLKDNNEGECIVSFQDQGCGIPDEFLPRLGEPFYTLKEKGTGLGLMICHKIIKQHHGSIVYKSKIGEGTLIEITLPLLRQKIR; encoded by the coding sequence TTGAATATCTTAAAAAACGCCATGGAGGCTATGGAAAAAGGAGGGGATATTGAGATTTCCCTCAAGGATAATAATGAAGGGGAATGTATTGTCTCCTTTCAGGATCAGGGATGCGGAATACCTGACGAATTTCTGCCGAGACTGGGAGAACCTTTTTATACACTAAAAGAAAAAGGGACTGGTCTGGGACTTATGATTTGCCATAAAATCATTAAGCAGCATCATGGCAGCATCGTATATAAAAGCAAGATTGGTGAAGGTACTTTAATAGAGATTACATTGCCGCTTTTAAGGCAGAAAATTCGTTAA
- a CDS encoding histidine kinase dimerization/phospho-acceptor domain-containing protein, translating into MQSEKLSIVGELAAGVAHEIRNPLTTIKGFLQLYKSGNSQINALLLSELERIENITTEMLSLGKPQAIQMDTAKLTDIIENTVELLSPRQI; encoded by the coding sequence TTGCAGTCTGAGAAACTATCGATTGTCGGGGAGCTTGCAGCCGGGGTTGCCCATGAAATCAGAAACCCGCTTACAACCATCAAAGGGTTTCTGCAGCTTTATAAGAGCGGCAATAGCCAAATTAATGCATTGCTGCTTAGCGAACTGGAGCGCATTGAAAATATCACCACTGAAATGCTTTCGCTTGGAAAACCGCAGGCCATTCAAATGGACACGGCTAAGTTAACGGATATTATAGAGAATACAGTCGAGTTATTATCCCCCAGGCAAATATGA
- a CDS encoding LytS/YhcK type 5TM receptor domain-containing protein, which yields MILLDYIVNLSIFSLLVSVPLILRSFISHKPLKDLHLLGGIYAGIISVILVGLSFNEQGYSYDIRYAILILVFSYLGPGAGIITAIIALVTRLAISENWLPAIIGLLLILIAFTVIHKYCRQHKAVRKTAILYGVYCAIYIITVPIIFNVFRDSPIFHLQYILFVGLGVIVGSLLIESYERLIRIITEKSGWKRRWKKVNLNTG from the coding sequence TTGATACTATTAGACTACATTGTCAATCTCTCTATTTTTTCATTATTGGTCAGTGTGCCTTTAATTCTCCGCTCGTTTATCAGTCATAAACCGCTCAAGGACCTGCATCTTTTGGGCGGCATTTATGCAGGAATTATTTCTGTCATTCTTGTGGGGTTATCTTTTAACGAGCAGGGTTATTCCTATGATATTCGTTATGCCATTCTGATTTTGGTATTTTCCTATTTAGGGCCAGGGGCAGGGATTATTACCGCAATTATTGCTCTTGTCACAAGGCTTGCAATCAGTGAGAATTGGCTGCCTGCCATAATAGGGTTATTGCTTATTTTGATTGCTTTTACAGTCATACATAAATATTGCCGCCAACATAAGGCAGTTAGAAAAACGGCCATATTATATGGTGTGTATTGTGCCATTTATATTATAACGGTACCGATAATTTTTAATGTTTTTAGGGACAGCCCGATTTTTCACCTGCAATATATTCTGTTTGTGGGGCTTGGTGTCATTGTTGGGAGTTTGCTGATTGAATCCTATGAACGATTGATTCGAATCATCACAGAAAAAAGCGGATGGAAAAGACGCTGGAAGAAAGTGAATCTAAATACCGGCTAA
- a CDS encoding zinc ribbon domain-containing protein YjdM, with protein sequence MSSLPNCPKCSSEYTYEDGMLFVCPVCAHEWTAESEINSFEDEKLIKDSNGNVLTDGDTVSVIKDLKVKGTSSVIKIGTKVKNIRIVDGDHDIECKIDGFGAMKLKSEFVKKV encoded by the coding sequence ATGTCTAGCTTGCCTAATTGCCCGAAATGCAGTTCAGAGTATACGTACGAGGACGGGATGCTCTTTGTATGTCCGGTATGTGCACATGAGTGGACAGCTGAATCCGAAATCAATAGTTTCGAGGACGAAAAGTTGATTAAGGATTCTAATGGAAATGTACTTACTGATGGAGATACGGTATCAGTCATTAAAGATCTTAAAGTGAAAGGCACTTCTTCTGTTATTAAGATTGGAACCAAGGTTAAAAACATTCGCATCGTGGATGGGGATCATGATATTGAATGTAAGATCGATGGCTTTGGCGCCATGAAGCTTAAGTCGGAGTTTGTGAAGAAAGTGTAA
- a CDS encoding PadR family transcriptional regulator, with protein MSDTTQMLKGILDGCLLAIIKEGEIYGYELAAKLESYGFHSLSEGTIYPLLLRMQKEGLISATLRKSTAGPKRKYYTLTEKGEQELELFIGRWEQVSSSVDNVLNKKGDMKNGLKGV; from the coding sequence ATGTCAGATACCACGCAAATGTTAAAAGGAATTCTGGACGGTTGTTTATTAGCCATAATTAAAGAAGGGGAGATTTATGGGTATGAATTGGCGGCGAAATTGGAGTCATATGGATTTCACTCATTGAGCGAAGGCACTATTTATCCGCTGCTTCTGCGTATGCAAAAAGAAGGACTGATCAGTGCTACTTTGCGAAAGTCAACAGCTGGACCTAAACGAAAATATTACACATTAACTGAAAAAGGCGAGCAGGAGCTGGAGTTATTTATCGGGCGCTGGGAACAGGTAAGTTCATCTGTTGACAATGTATTAAATAAAAAGGGGGATATGAAGAATGGTCTCAAAGGAGTCTGA
- the ahpC gene encoding alkyl hydroperoxide reductase subunit C yields MALIGSEVLPFAAKAYHNGDFIDVTEENFKGKWSVVCFYPADFTFVCPTELEDLQNEYATLKDMGAEVYSVSTDTHFTHKAWHDNSETINKIEYVMIGDPNQRISRNFEVLNEEDGLAERGTFIIDPDGIIQTVEINAGGIGRDASQVVSKLKAAQYVRNNPGEVCPAKWKEGSETLKPSLDLVGKI; encoded by the coding sequence ATGGCATTAATCGGTTCAGAAGTACTACCATTTGCAGCAAAAGCTTACCATAACGGTGATTTCATCGATGTTACTGAAGAAAACTTCAAAGGAAAGTGGAGCGTAGTATGCTTCTACCCAGCAGACTTCACATTCGTATGTCCTACTGAATTAGAAGATCTTCAAAATGAATATGCAACTTTAAAAGATATGGGAGCAGAAGTTTATTCTGTATCAACTGATACTCACTTCACTCATAAAGCATGGCACGATAACTCAGAAACAATCAACAAGATTGAATACGTTATGATTGGTGACCCTAACCAAAGAATTTCCCGCAACTTCGAAGTTCTGAACGAAGAAGATGGATTGGCTGAACGCGGAACATTCATCATCGATCCAGATGGCATCATCCAAACTGTTGAAATCAACGCTGGCGGAATTGGCCGTGACGCAAGCCAGGTTGTAAGCAAGCTTAAAGCAGCTCAATATGTACGCAACAACCCAGGTGAAGTTTGCCCGGCTAAGTGGAAAGAAGGATCTGAAACACTTAAGCCAAGCCTTGATCTAGTAGGTAAAATCTAA
- the ahpF gene encoding alkyl hydroperoxide reductase subunit F — translation MLLDADIKAQLAQYLQMMEGDILLKVSAGSDKVSSDMLALVDELANMSSRIKVERTELQRTPSFSVNRPGEDTGITFAGIPLGHEFTSLVLALLQVSGRAPKVDQKVIDQVKKIEGEYRFETYVSLSCHNCPDVVQALNVMSVLNPNISHTMIDGASYKEEVDAKEIMAVPTVLLNGEPFGSGRMSLEEILAKMGTGPDASEFADKDPYDVLVIGGGPAGSSAAIYAARKGIRTGIVAERFGGQVMDTLGIENFISVKHTEGPKLVASLEEHVKDYGIDVMNLQRAKRLEKKDLVEIELENGAVLKSKSVILSTGARWRNVNVPGEAEFKNKGVAYCPHCDGPLFEGKDVAVIGGGNSGVEAAIDLAGIVNHVTVIEFNPELKADAVLQERLNSLPNVTVVTNAQTTEITGTDKVNGISYMDRETEKQHHVELQGVFVQIGLVPNTDWLGDQIERTRFGEIVVDKHGATNIPGVFAAGDCTDSAYKQIIISMGSGATAALGAFDYLIRN, via the coding sequence ATGTTACTTGATGCAGATATAAAAGCACAATTAGCTCAATATCTTCAGATGATGGAGGGCGACATCCTTCTAAAAGTCAGCGCTGGATCAGATAAAGTATCCAGCGACATGCTGGCTTTAGTAGATGAGCTAGCCAATATGTCCTCCCGCATTAAAGTTGAGCGCACTGAATTACAAAGGACGCCAAGCTTTAGTGTAAATCGTCCAGGTGAAGATACTGGCATTACCTTTGCCGGCATTCCTCTTGGACATGAATTTACTTCCTTAGTGCTTGCTCTGCTTCAAGTTAGCGGTAGGGCACCTAAGGTTGACCAGAAAGTCATCGACCAGGTGAAGAAGATTGAGGGCGAATATCGTTTTGAAACTTATGTCAGCTTAAGCTGCCACAACTGCCCTGATGTAGTACAGGCTCTTAACGTCATGAGTGTTCTTAACCCTAATATTTCACACACAATGATCGATGGTGCTTCTTACAAAGAAGAAGTAGATGCTAAAGAAATCATGGCAGTGCCGACAGTTCTTCTAAATGGCGAACCATTCGGCAGCGGCCGTATGTCCCTTGAAGAAATTCTGGCGAAAATGGGAACAGGCCCTGACGCATCAGAGTTTGCAGATAAGGATCCTTATGATGTGCTTGTCATTGGCGGCGGCCCTGCGGGATCAAGCGCGGCAATCTATGCTGCACGCAAAGGCATCCGCACCGGCATCGTTGCTGAACGCTTTGGCGGCCAGGTAATGGATACTTTAGGCATCGAAAACTTTATTAGTGTGAAGCATACAGAAGGCCCTAAACTTGTTGCAAGCCTTGAGGAACATGTGAAAGATTATGGCATCGATGTCATGAATCTGCAGCGTGCAAAGAGACTTGAAAAGAAGGACCTTGTTGAAATTGAACTTGAAAATGGTGCTGTACTGAAAAGTAAATCAGTCATCCTTTCAACTGGTGCACGCTGGAGAAATGTCAACGTGCCAGGTGAAGCAGAGTTCAAAAACAAAGGGGTTGCTTACTGCCCTCACTGTGATGGCCCATTATTTGAAGGCAAAGACGTAGCTGTTATCGGCGGAGGCAACTCCGGTGTTGAAGCAGCCATTGACCTTGCAGGGATTGTTAACCATGTAACGGTTATCGAATTCAATCCTGAATTGAAAGCAGATGCCGTTCTGCAGGAACGTCTGAACAGCCTTCCAAACGTAACGGTTGTCACAAATGCTCAGACAACTGAAATTACCGGAACTGATAAAGTAAACGGTATTTCATACATGGATCGTGAGACAGAAAAACAACACCATGTTGAACTGCAAGGTGTATTCGTCCAAATCGGCCTGGTTCCTAACACAGATTGGTTAGGCGACCAGATCGAGCGTACTCGCTTCGGCGAAATCGTCGTGGACAAGCACGGTGCCACAAACATCCCTGGTGTATTTGCTGCAGGAGACTGTACAGACAGTGCCTACAAGCAAATCATCATCTCCATGGGATCTGGTGCAACGGCAGCTTTGGGTGCGTTTGACTATCTGATCCGTAATTAA